The Phycisphaeraceae bacterium genome contains the following window.
GGCGTGCGCGGTCATCAAGCGCATCGAGAATGGAGTACTGGGCTTCGAGGGTCATGCCCTTGGGCAGGTTGACGGCGAATGTGCCAAACTCGTCCTGGTGGAACTGGGTGATGATTTCCTTGATTGACTCGCGCACGATGGGCTTGACGTGGATGAAGTTCGGGTTGCTTGGCGCGAGGCCCTTGACCTCTGGATAGGTCGAATAACTGACGCATCCCGACACCACTGCGCAAGCGGAAATGACGCAAAGCATCCAGAATGATGTGCGGATCGAACCCACGGTTGAGACTCCCAGGTAGAAGGACCACAAGACTGTACGCCGACGTTCGAGGCGGCGGCGACTTAGGATTGTCCATCGGCATGAGCAGTATTCCCCCATCCAAACGGGTAGTAGTCGGGGTCAGCGGGGCTTCGGGGGCGGCGTATGCGCTGCGGGTGGTGGAACTGCTGCTCGACGCCGGGCGAGAAGTTCACCTTGTTGTGACAGAGTATGGAAGGCGGCTGCTGGCGGATGAAGCGAGGGTTACGCGGCTGGAACTCGACGCGCTGCTTTCGCATCTTTCGGGTGACGGCCCGGTGCCCGTGGGGCTGCGGCGTCGGCTGGAGCCGTTCGATGCAGCAGAGTGGTCGTCGCGGCTGGTGATTCACCCGAACAAGGACGTGGGGGCGGTGATCGCGTCGGGGAGTTTTCTGCACAGCGGGATGGTGGTGGTGCCGTGCAGTTCGACGAGCCTTGGGGCGCTAGCGACTGGCTCAGGGAGCAATCTGCTCACGCGGGCGGCGATGGTGACGCTTAAGGAGCGCCGGCCTTTGATCGTGTGTCACCGCGAGTCGCCGCTGAATCTGATTGATATCGAGAACATGCGAACGCTGACGCTGGCGGGCGCGATCATCTGCCCGACGAATCCGGGTTTGTATCTGCAGCCTCAGAGTGTGGCGGACATCGTGGACTTTGTTGCTGGCAAGGTGCTCGATCTACTCGGCGTCGAGCACAGGCTCAACACGCGATGGGAGTCGAAGGAGTGAGGCCTGATCACCCTTTGCGGTACTTAGCACGACGGTCGTCTTTGGTTATTTCGACAGCGACACCGCCGGCATAGACCACGCTGCCTTCGCCGAGTAATAAGGACAGTTCCG
Protein-coding sequences here:
- a CDS encoding UbiX family flavin prenyltransferase, whose product is MSSIPPSKRVVVGVSGASGAAYALRVVELLLDAGREVHLVVTEYGRRLLADEARVTRLELDALLSHLSGDGPVPVGLRRRLEPFDAAEWSSRLVIHPNKDVGAVIASGSFLHSGMVVVPCSSTSLGALATGSGSNLLTRAAMVTLKERRPLIVCHRESPLNLIDIENMRTLTLAGAIICPTNPGLYLQPQSVADIVDFVAGKVLDLLGVEHRLNTRWESKE